In a genomic window of Croceibacterium sp. TMG7-5b_MA50:
- a CDS encoding DUF4167 domain-containing protein, protein MNTNRNNNRRRGRNNNRGPNGGNGGGNRIDSRARGNAPQLLEKYRKLAHDASLNDDRVQTEYYLQFADHYFRVLADSRQQKDEVRGRQQSDRGQSFDEYEEEEDEFDAAPRYQTRGRDQNRDQPRDNGQDRSRREAEPAEVEAPAATIMEQRGVEGDEIDVAADENPFTRDAGRRGRRSRTAEAGEAPAAEGRGRGRGRPPRAAAQPAEPEAETGLNAMILPPSIPRTDADADGAEGEVDPAPAPRARKAPARPRRRAAATEGNGGEDGTGEPLEAVG, encoded by the coding sequence TTGAACACCAATCGCAACAACAATCGCCGTCGCGGCCGCAACAACAATCGTGGGCCGAACGGGGGCAATGGCGGCGGCAACCGGATCGACAGCCGGGCGCGCGGCAATGCGCCGCAGCTGCTGGAGAAGTATCGCAAGCTGGCGCACGACGCCTCGCTGAACGATGACCGGGTGCAGACCGAATATTACCTGCAGTTCGCCGATCATTATTTCCGCGTTCTGGCCGATTCTCGCCAGCAGAAGGACGAGGTGCGCGGCCGCCAGCAGAGCGACCGAGGCCAGTCCTTCGACGAGTACGAGGAAGAGGAGGACGAGTTCGACGCCGCCCCCCGCTACCAGACCCGCGGGCGCGACCAGAACCGCGATCAGCCGCGTGACAATGGGCAGGATCGCTCCCGGCGCGAGGCCGAGCCGGCCGAGGTCGAGGCGCCTGCCGCCACCATCATGGAACAGCGCGGCGTGGAAGGTGACGAGATCGACGTCGCCGCCGACGAGAACCCCTTCACCCGCGACGCAGGCCGTCGCGGTCGCCGTAGCCGCACGGCCGAGGCTGGAGAGGCGCCTGCCGCGGAAGGGCGCGGCCGTGGTCGCGGTCGTCCGCCACGCGCCGCCGCTCAGCCGGCGGAGCCCGAAGCGGAAACTGGCCTCAACGCCATGATCCTGCCGCCGTCCATCCCGCGCACCGATGCCGATGCGGACGGTGCCGAGGGCGAGGTCGACCCGGCCCCCGCACCCCGCGCGCGCAAGGCGCCGGCTCGTCCGCGCCGCCGCGCTGCCGCTACCGAAGGCAATGGCGGTGAGGACGGCACTGGCGAGCCGCTCGAAGCCGTCGGCTGA
- the prmC gene encoding peptide chain release factor N(5)-glutamine methyltransferase gives MAEVTVAAAIRDAAANLAATSDTARLDAELLMAHALGTTRSAVLLRHMADPSPSAFAALVRRRAGHEPVAYITGVQDFYGRPFRVGPGVLIPRPDSETIVEAALAACPTPQRVLDLGTGSGALLLTVLAESGAAEGVGLERSAEARAIAAANAAAIAPKARIIGGDWHRFGWADTLGRFDLVLANPPYVEAAADLSPDVRLWEPAGALFAGDDGLDDYRVIVPQLPGLLTAGGVAVLEIGWTQAAAVTALAARAGMATTLHRDLAGRPRALVLRRN, from the coding sequence ATGGCTGAGGTGACGGTGGCCGCCGCGATCCGCGACGCCGCCGCAAACCTCGCCGCCACCAGCGACACCGCGCGGCTGGATGCGGAACTGCTGATGGCCCACGCGCTCGGCACCACGCGCTCCGCCGTGTTGCTGCGGCACATGGCCGACCCGTCGCCGTCTGCCTTCGCCGCGCTGGTGCGGCGCCGGGCGGGGCATGAGCCGGTCGCCTACATCACCGGCGTGCAGGACTTCTACGGCCGTCCCTTCCGCGTCGGTCCCGGCGTCCTGATCCCCCGCCCCGACAGCGAGACCATCGTGGAGGCCGCGCTTGCCGCCTGCCCGACGCCACAACGGGTGCTGGATCTCGGCACCGGATCAGGCGCGCTGCTGTTGACGGTACTGGCAGAGAGCGGGGCAGCGGAGGGTGTCGGGCTGGAGCGTTCGGCAGAGGCGCGGGCGATCGCCGCCGCCAACGCCGCCGCCATCGCCCCGAAGGCGCGGATTATCGGCGGTGACTGGCACCGGTTCGGCTGGGCTGACACGCTGGGCCGGTTCGACCTCGTTCTCGCCAATCCCCCATACGTGGAGGCTGCGGCCGACCTGTCGCCGGACGTGCGCCTGTGGGAACCTGCCGGGGCGCTGTTCGCGGGCGATGACGGGTTGGACGATTACCGCGTGATCGTGCCGCAATTGCCGGGCCTGCTCACGGCGGGCGGTGTCGCGGTACTGGAGATCGGCTGGACGCAAGCCGCCGCCGTCACTGCGCTGGCGGCGAGGGCGGGCATGGCCACCACGCTCCACCGCGACCTTGCCGGCCGCCCCCGCGCTCTGGTGCTGCGGCGCAATTAA